In one Mucilaginibacter ginsenosidivorax genomic region, the following are encoded:
- a CDS encoding TolC family protein → MRYFKFIFFGLIALSATQAQAQTDSVLSIRQCVDIAIKNNLDVKKSELQMERLQVGYNQAKEYLLPAINGSVNHGINNGRNINPFTNSYVTQSLTYGNYSLNGNLTLFSGMQNLNNIKQTSLSYQAGKMDFQQAKDQVTINVITAYLQVLDNAELLGQVTNQLEVSKKQVERLDILEKEGANKLPSDLYDLKGTFGDNQLNLVSARNALEVSKLNLMQMLNIPYNKNLKLEPLTVQDVSAKTDASSDQVYDAALQQLAYIKAAELRSKSAEKGVKVAQGALLPTLSLGAGIFTNYSSAAQSSTFIDSTTVNTGAFVNGAGGTKQPVYSTQANYSNHSIGYYDQFKNNYSTQVSLNLQIPILNYFQNRNKVKLAKINLEEAKYVESNTKIVLKQNVEQAYLNMTSAYERYTVLSEQVKAYAESFRIAEIRFNNGVLTSYDFVLAKNNLDRSKINLINARYDCFIYNKILDYYQGKLTL, encoded by the coding sequence ATGCGATATTTTAAATTTATATTTTTTGGTTTGATAGCGCTGTCGGCAACACAGGCACAGGCGCAAACCGATTCTGTTCTATCTATCAGGCAATGTGTTGACATTGCGATAAAAAACAATCTCGATGTAAAGAAAAGCGAACTGCAGATGGAGCGTTTGCAGGTTGGTTACAACCAGGCTAAGGAATATTTATTGCCTGCCATTAACGGTTCGGTTAATCATGGTATAAATAATGGCCGCAATATTAACCCCTTTACAAACAGCTACGTAACGCAATCACTTACATATGGTAATTATAGCCTGAATGGTAACCTTACGCTTTTTAGCGGAATGCAAAATCTTAATAACATTAAGCAAACCTCACTTTCGTACCAGGCAGGGAAAATGGATTTTCAGCAAGCCAAAGACCAGGTAACTATCAATGTAATTACAGCATACCTCCAGGTATTAGATAACGCAGAACTGCTTGGCCAGGTAACTAACCAGCTTGAGGTGTCAAAAAAACAGGTTGAGCGATTGGATATTTTAGAAAAAGAAGGCGCCAATAAGCTACCGTCAGACCTTTACGATTTGAAAGGTACATTTGGTGATAATCAGCTAAATTTGGTATCAGCCAGAAACGCTTTAGAAGTTTCAAAGCTTAACTTGATGCAAATGCTGAACATCCCCTACAATAAGAACCTTAAACTCGAACCTTTAACAGTACAGGATGTATCTGCAAAAACAGATGCCAGTTCAGACCAGGTATATGATGCGGCGCTGCAACAACTGGCTTATATCAAAGCTGCCGAATTAAGAAGTAAAAGCGCCGAGAAAGGTGTAAAGGTGGCGCAGGGCGCCTTGCTGCCCACACTGTCGTTAGGAGCCGGAATTTTTACGAATTACTCGAGCGCGGCACAAAGTTCAACTTTTATAGATTCGACCACCGTAAATACCGGGGCATTTGTAAATGGTGCCGGGGGCACCAAACAGCCTGTTTATTCTACCCAGGCTAATTACAGCAATCATAGCATCGGCTATTATGATCAGTTTAAAAACAATTATAGTACCCAGGTTAGTTTAAATTTGCAAATCCCGATCCTTAATTATTTTCAAAACCGTAACAAGGTCAAGCTGGCAAAAATAAACCTTGAGGAAGCAAAGTATGTGGAAAGCAACACCAAAATAGTTTTAAAACAAAACGTAGAACAGGCGTACCTTAACATGACATCTGCCTACGAAAGATACACCGTATTATCAGAACAAGTTAAAGCTTATGCCGAATCATTCAGGATTGCCGAAATCCGCTTTAATAATGGGGTTTTAACTTCTTATGATTTTGTATTGGCTAAAAACAACCTGGACAGGTCAAAAATCAATTTGATAAATGCCCGTTACGATTGCTTTATCTACAACAAAATATTAGATTATTACCAGGGCAAGTTAACGTTGTAA
- a CDS encoding glycoside hydrolase family 53 protein codes for MKKILCSGILLLSFLNFSCSKGKTDKTPDPVVDPSVTITKGADVSWVTEMEAKGVKFYDKSGAQQDLFALLKSLGFNAIRLRAWVNPTNGYCNTADVVAKALRAKAQGFDIMIDFHYSDTWADPGKQAKPAGWTALDFAILTTTLHDYTKSVMNTLKDNGITPLWVQVGNETNDGMLWEDGRASKNMANFAALIKSGYAAVKEVSPTSQVIVHISNGYDNGLFRWMFDGLKANGAKWDIIGMSLYPSKTNWADLDSQCLTNMNDMVSRYSTPVMVVEVGMEAAAPTESKAFLSDIISKVKAVNGSNGKGVFYWEPEAYNSWQGYGLGAFDTSGKPTIALDAFAN; via the coding sequence ATGAAGAAGATTTTGTGCTCTGGTATTTTGCTGTTAAGCTTCCTTAATTTTTCATGTTCAAAAGGAAAAACCGATAAAACGCCCGATCCGGTTGTTGATCCGTCTGTTACCATTACGAAGGGCGCTGATGTTAGCTGGGTTACCGAAATGGAAGCCAAAGGCGTTAAGTTTTACGATAAATCAGGCGCTCAGCAAGATTTATTCGCCCTGTTAAAAAGCCTTGGATTTAATGCGATAAGGTTACGTGCCTGGGTTAACCCAACAAATGGCTACTGCAACACCGCCGACGTGGTGGCTAAGGCGCTACGGGCCAAAGCTCAGGGTTTTGATATTATGATTGATTTTCATTACAGCGATACCTGGGCCGATCCCGGTAAGCAGGCCAAACCAGCCGGCTGGACCGCGCTTGATTTCGCTATCCTGACAACCACATTGCACGATTACACCAAAAGCGTTATGAATACGCTAAAAGATAACGGCATAACCCCGCTATGGGTGCAGGTTGGTAACGAAACCAACGATGGCATGCTTTGGGAAGACGGTCGCGCCTCAAAAAACATGGCCAATTTTGCTGCACTGATCAAAAGCGGTTATGCTGCTGTTAAAGAAGTGAGCCCTACAAGTCAGGTAATTGTACACATCTCCAATGGTTATGATAATGGCCTTTTCCGCTGGATGTTTGATGGGTTGAAAGCCAATGGGGCCAAGTGGGATATCATAGGCATGTCTTTATACCCATCCAAAACAAACTGGGCCGATTTGGATTCGCAATGTTTAACCAACATGAACGATATGGTTTCCCGGTATTCCACCCCGGTTATGGTGGTTGAGGTAGGGATGGAAGCCGCCGCACCAACCGAGTCGAAAGCTTTCCTTTCAGATATTATCAGCAAAGTGAAAGCTGTAAATGGCAGCAACGGCAAAGGCGTTTTTTATTGGGAACCCGAAGCCTATAACAGCTGGCAGGGCTATGGTTTAGGAGCTTTTGATACCTCCGGAAAGCCTACTATAGCGCTGGATGCGTTTGCAAATTAA
- a CDS encoding ABC transporter ATP-binding protein, which yields MLSLQHISKYYQVSGLKNYVLNDLSLEVDEGEFISIMGPSGSGKSTLLNVIGMLDEPTDGYHYFAGHAVHQLKEKQRSALYKQYIGFVFQAYHLIDELTVYENIETPLIYQDFKSSERKAMVADILDKFNIVGKKDLFPAQLSGGQQQLVGIARALIAKPKLLLADEPTGNLNSKQGEEIMELFRKLNKEDKVTIIQVTHSEKNAEYGTRIINLLDGKIASSKQL from the coding sequence ATGTTATCACTTCAGCATATTTCAAAATACTACCAGGTAAGTGGACTTAAAAATTATGTGCTCAACGACCTGAGCCTTGAGGTTGACGAGGGCGAGTTTATTTCTATCATGGGGCCATCAGGATCTGGTAAATCAACTTTGCTTAACGTTATAGGTATGCTGGATGAACCAACCGACGGCTATCACTACTTTGCAGGCCATGCTGTACACCAGCTTAAAGAAAAACAACGCTCTGCTTTGTATAAACAATATATCGGCTTTGTTTTCCAGGCGTATCACCTTATTGACGAGCTTACCGTGTATGAAAACATCGAAACCCCTTTAATTTACCAGGATTTTAAAAGCTCGGAACGTAAAGCAATGGTTGCCGATATACTGGATAAATTTAATATAGTGGGCAAAAAAGATCTTTTTCCGGCACAGTTATCAGGCGGGCAGCAGCAATTGGTAGGTATAGCCCGCGCATTGATTGCCAAACCCAAATTGTTATTAGCCGACGAGCCAACAGGTAACCTTAACTCCAAACAAGGCGAAGAGATCATGGAGCTTTTCCGCAAGCTGAACAAAGAAGACAAGGTAACCATTATACAAGTAACCCACTCCGAAAAGAATGCCGAATACGGTACGCGCATCATTAACCTGCTCGACGGTAAAATAGCATCATCAAAACAACTCTGA
- a CDS encoding glycoside hydrolase family 3 N-terminal domain-containing protein codes for MRKIYITAASLLLLNVISPAVHAQKKQVLSAIDAKVNALIAKMTLEEKVGQMTEVTSDVVSKTNVADHQLDADKLKEAITKYHVGSILNVSGHAYSREHWYDVISTIQKAADQDRLKIPVIYGIDAIHGVTYTLGSTLFPQEIAVAATFNRDIAHKAGEITAYETRASYIPWNYSPVLDLGKSALWPRIYETFGEDPYLVKTMGAAIIKGYQGNDVGDKYHVAACMKHYLGYSFPLSGKDRTPAWIPDRYMREYFLPSFAEAVKAGAKTLMINSGEINGVPVHASKYLLTDVLRGELHFDGVAVTDWRDIQYLHDRHHIAATQKDAVMIAVNAGVDMSMVPYDYTFFTYLVELVKEGKVPMARINEAVHRILKVKYELGLFERPVGNPDDYPKFGSEEYRMASVQAANEAITLLKNNNNVLPLKKSMKVLVTGPTANTMRSLDGGWSYTWQGDESDKFAANKNTILEAIQQKIGKNNVSYEVGAAFDSLQNIDEAVSAAKKADVIVLCLGELSYTENVGNIEDLNLPPAQIQLAQALAKTGKPVILVLTEGRPRIVTDAEKLSAATLMAYLPGNEGGDAIASILFGDVNPSGKLPVTYPRFPNALNNYYRKNLENGNPDDKHGYNPLYEFGTGLSYTTFSYNNLHISKPELKDNETLTVTVDVKNTGQVEGKESVLLYTSQQYASIAPDTRRLRAYDKISLKPGETKTVSFKITPKDLAFVNDISKTVTEAGEFKIMVGDQTQSFNYVSAATVPSRTGRL; via the coding sequence ATGCGAAAAATTTACATAACGGCAGCAAGTTTACTTTTGCTCAATGTAATATCCCCGGCAGTACATGCTCAAAAAAAGCAGGTGCTAAGCGCTATCGATGCAAAGGTAAATGCACTGATAGCTAAAATGACATTGGAAGAAAAAGTAGGCCAGATGACCGAAGTTACCTCCGATGTAGTGTCAAAAACAAATGTAGCTGATCATCAGCTGGATGCGGATAAGCTAAAAGAAGCTATCACGAAATATCATGTTGGCTCTATCCTTAACGTAAGCGGGCATGCCTATAGCCGCGAGCACTGGTATGATGTAATATCGACCATCCAAAAGGCTGCCGACCAGGATCGTTTAAAAATTCCGGTTATTTATGGTATCGATGCCATACATGGCGTAACTTATACCTTAGGCAGTACGCTTTTCCCGCAGGAAATTGCCGTGGCGGCTACCTTTAACCGCGATATTGCCCATAAAGCCGGCGAAATTACCGCCTATGAAACCCGCGCCAGCTATATTCCATGGAATTATTCGCCGGTGCTCGATTTGGGAAAATCAGCCCTTTGGCCACGCATTTATGAAACCTTTGGCGAAGATCCATACCTGGTGAAAACCATGGGTGCCGCTATTATAAAAGGCTACCAGGGTAATGATGTAGGCGATAAATACCATGTAGCCGCTTGTATGAAGCATTACCTGGGCTATAGCTTTCCGTTAAGCGGTAAAGACCGTACCCCGGCCTGGATTCCTGACCGTTATATGCGCGAATACTTTTTGCCTTCGTTTGCCGAAGCCGTAAAGGCGGGAGCCAAAACATTAATGATTAACTCTGGCGAGATTAACGGTGTACCCGTACATGCCAGCAAATATTTGCTGACCGACGTATTGCGCGGCGAACTGCATTTTGATGGCGTAGCCGTTACCGACTGGCGCGATATTCAATACCTGCATGATCGCCATCATATAGCTGCCACTCAAAAAGATGCGGTGATGATTGCAGTTAACGCCGGTGTAGATATGAGCATGGTACCTTACGACTATACTTTTTTTACTTACCTGGTTGAGTTGGTTAAGGAAGGTAAAGTACCCATGGCCCGTATTAATGAAGCCGTACACCGTATTTTGAAAGTTAAGTACGAACTGGGCTTATTTGAGCGCCCGGTTGGCAACCCCGATGATTATCCGAAATTTGGATCGGAAGAATACCGCATGGCAAGCGTGCAGGCTGCAAATGAAGCCATCACACTGCTAAAAAACAACAACAATGTGTTGCCGCTTAAAAAAAGCATGAAAGTGCTGGTAACCGGCCCTACGGCCAATACCATGCGCTCGTTGGATGGGGGATGGAGCTATACCTGGCAAGGTGACGAATCGGATAAATTTGCCGCAAATAAAAACACTATACTGGAGGCTATTCAGCAAAAGATCGGCAAAAATAATGTAAGCTACGAAGTCGGCGCTGCTTTTGACAGCCTGCAGAATATCGACGAAGCTGTTAGTGCAGCAAAAAAAGCCGATGTAATAGTACTTTGCCTTGGCGAATTATCCTATACCGAAAACGTAGGTAATATTGAAGACCTTAATCTTCCACCTGCCCAAATTCAACTGGCGCAGGCCCTGGCCAAAACAGGTAAACCGGTCATATTGGTGTTGACAGAAGGCCGCCCGAGGATTGTTACTGATGCAGAGAAACTTTCGGCAGCCACGCTGATGGCTTATTTACCGGGTAACGAAGGCGGCGATGCTATAGCAAGCATATTATTTGGCGATGTGAACCCATCGGGCAAATTGCCGGTTACATATCCGCGTTTTCCTAATGCGCTGAATAACTATTACCGCAAAAACCTGGAAAACGGCAACCCGGATGATAAACACGGATACAATCCACTATACGAGTTTGGCACAGGCCTAAGCTATACCACATTCAGTTACAATAACCTGCACATCAGCAAGCCGGAGTTAAAGGACAATGAGACATTAACTGTTACGGTTGATGTTAAAAATACAGGCCAGGTAGAAGGTAAGGAATCGGTGTTGTTGTATACCAGTCAGCAATATGCCAGCATTGCGCCGGATACCAGGCGTTTAAGGGCTTATGACAAAATCTCGTTAAAACCAGGCGAAACAAAAACGGTATCATTTAAAATTACCCCGAAAGACCTGGCATTTGTAAACGATATAAGTAAAACTGTAACCGAAGCAGGGGAGTTCAAGATCATGGTAGGCGATCAAACACAAAGTTTTAATTACGTCTCTGCTGCCACCGTTCCATCGAGAACGGGTAGACTATAA
- a CDS encoding porin family protein: protein MKKTFLLTFSICLLAIGFASAQVIPSFSFGAKAGLNFSAFPANGKYDNSSQAGYLGGVWARFGALGFNFQPELYATAKNLTIKDDAGNENKAKFTSLDVPLLIGTKIGAFGLGGRFYGGPVFSFTVNRDQSYSNAAAEVAKLNYKDANYGVQLGAGLDIKDFSVDLRYEGGLNKISYGPGYSHTRVSIFSLSLAYKIFSL from the coding sequence ATGAAAAAAACATTCTTACTTACATTTAGTATCTGCCTGTTAGCTATAGGCTTTGCATCTGCCCAGGTGATACCAAGCTTTTCATTCGGCGCTAAAGCAGGATTAAACTTTTCGGCATTTCCCGCAAATGGGAAGTACGATAACAGCTCGCAGGCCGGTTATTTAGGTGGCGTTTGGGCACGGTTCGGTGCCCTCGGCTTTAATTTTCAACCGGAATTATATGCCACAGCCAAAAACCTAACCATTAAAGACGATGCCGGAAATGAGAACAAAGCTAAGTTTACAAGTTTGGACGTACCCTTACTTATAGGTACTAAAATTGGCGCATTTGGTTTAGGTGGTCGGTTTTATGGTGGCCCTGTTTTTTCATTTACAGTGAACAGAGACCAAAGCTACAGCAATGCCGCTGCCGAAGTTGCAAAATTAAATTACAAAGATGCTAACTACGGCGTTCAGCTTGGCGCTGGATTAGATATTAAAGATTTTTCTGTCGATTTAAGATACGAAGGCGGTTTGAATAAAATTAGCTACGGACCCGGCTATTCGCATACCCGGGTTAGCATTTTTAGCCTTTCATTGGCGTACAAGATATTTTCATTATAA
- a CDS encoding glycoside hydrolase family 9 protein, translating to MAKFGNAQIKDTSSRPIRLNQIGFYPNGPKRAIVLNGNGRSFTIRLLNNRTVFSGILTPSATPSFAGKTTYIADFSSFSKPGEYILTVTGSGNSYPFKIAGNVHQNLAKGVIKAYYFMRASTALPAKYAGKWSRAAGHPDDKVLVHPSAASDKRLAGTIISSPRGWYDAGDYNKYVVNSGISTSTLLSLYEDYPAYMKTVKLNIPESGNGVPDLLNEVLWNLRWMLTMQDPDDGGVYHKLTNAAFDKFEMPDKDTTPRYVVQKGTAAALDFAAVMAQASRIFKQFPQQTPGLADSCLVAAKKAWQWAANNPNVAYRQDQNNKKFIPAVTTGGYGDNNFTDEFIWAASELVISTGDVGYLKNINLLPDDKMPVPAWGQVRLLGYYTLLKNDAAVPELPEIKRRLINAADELIKGVDDNAYQTSMTLSARHFGWGSNSDAANQGVLLLQAYRLSHDKKYLYNALADLDYLLGRNATGYSYVTGYGTKTPMHPHHRPSASDGVTDPVPGLLVGGPNPGMQDGIKVPSKVPDEAYIDDTQAYAANEVTINWNAPMAYLANAIEALQSQLSVKTKSTNSKHLK from the coding sequence ATGGCTAAATTTGGGAATGCCCAAATTAAAGATACCTCATCAAGGCCAATCAGACTAAACCAAATTGGCTTTTATCCAAACGGTCCCAAAAGGGCAATAGTTTTAAATGGCAATGGCCGTTCATTTACCATCCGGTTGTTAAATAACCGTACTGTATTTAGTGGTATTTTAACACCGTCTGCAACTCCATCATTCGCTGGTAAAACCACCTATATCGCAGATTTTAGCAGCTTTAGCAAACCGGGAGAATACATTTTGACTGTAACCGGCTCTGGAAATTCTTACCCATTTAAAATAGCGGGCAACGTTCACCAAAACTTAGCTAAAGGAGTTATCAAAGCCTATTACTTTATGCGGGCATCAACCGCGCTACCGGCAAAGTATGCCGGTAAATGGAGCAGGGCAGCGGGGCACCCCGACGATAAGGTATTGGTGCATCCGTCGGCGGCAAGCGACAAACGGCTGGCAGGTACCATTATCTCCTCGCCCCGTGGCTGGTACGATGCCGGGGACTATAACAAATACGTGGTAAACAGCGGCATCAGCACAAGTACACTGCTCTCATTATACGAGGATTATCCGGCATACATGAAAACCGTTAAGCTTAATATCCCCGAAAGCGGCAATGGCGTACCCGACCTGCTGAACGAGGTGCTCTGGAACCTCCGGTGGATGCTTACCATGCAGGATCCTGACGATGGAGGGGTGTATCATAAATTAACCAACGCCGCATTTGATAAGTTTGAAATGCCGGATAAAGATACCACGCCCCGGTATGTAGTACAAAAAGGTACGGCTGCTGCCCTTGATTTTGCCGCGGTTATGGCACAGGCCTCAAGGATTTTTAAGCAATTCCCGCAACAAACACCCGGCCTGGCCGATTCATGCTTGGTCGCAGCAAAAAAGGCCTGGCAGTGGGCCGCTAATAATCCCAATGTTGCTTACCGGCAGGATCAGAATAATAAAAAGTTTATCCCGGCTGTAACCACCGGCGGTTATGGCGATAACAATTTTACCGATGAATTTATCTGGGCAGCATCTGAGTTAGTTATTAGCACCGGCGATGTCGGTTACCTGAAAAATATTAACCTGTTGCCCGATGATAAAATGCCTGTACCGGCCTGGGGCCAGGTGAGGCTACTGGGCTATTATACCCTGCTTAAAAACGACGCTGCCGTTCCCGAGCTGCCGGAGATCAAAAGACGATTAATAAATGCCGCCGATGAATTGATCAAAGGTGTGGACGACAATGCTTACCAAACCTCGATGACGCTATCTGCGCGGCATTTTGGCTGGGGCAGCAACTCAGATGCGGCTAACCAGGGCGTTTTATTATTACAGGCTTACCGGCTATCGCACGATAAAAAGTACCTGTATAATGCGCTGGCCGATTTGGATTACCTGCTGGGCAGAAATGCTACAGGGTATTCATACGTAACCGGGTATGGCACTAAAACGCCCATGCACCCGCATCACCGACCATCGGCAAGCGATGGGGTAACCGATCCGGTACCAGGGTTATTGGTAGGCGGGCCAAATCCCGGTATGCAGGATGGTATTAAAGTACCATCTAAAGTGCCCGACGAAGCTTACATCGACGATACCCAGGCATATGCAGCCAATGAAGTTACTATAAATTGGAATGCTCCAATGGCTTACCTTGCTAACGCGATAGAAGCTTTGCAAAGCCAGTTAAGCGTAAAAACGAAATCAACTAACTCAAAACATCTCAAATAA